A part of Spodoptera frugiperda isolate SF20-4 chromosome 25, AGI-APGP_CSIRO_Sfru_2.0, whole genome shotgun sequence genomic DNA contains:
- the LOC118263689 gene encoding capon-like protein isoform X1, with protein sequence MSNNKEHGKQRKNEHSLKHLPSEVLLKARSTLFSLGGALKPKHEQQQRPKLPKQEAKDKKNQEKLKTSRSEPEFSEVRKNKHRSRIEDVHPRDYPGGLRPRPLSVGATKRYEKEFDDYHSGPFPKDPSPLRRQFDSAEEVCVQSRLVIPVIERLNPDIQIQDVNERPRKKLSFREPEIISGGSATLGRSHKLMGVNSLSRRPNRLSLRSEPHASSLEGLDSDLESQAMRIVRTVGQAFEVCHKMQINSPEQPAPSTSSAPDEPVASGSDMAASKEPASECGASEGAASTTKVVIEEGAVGGREERPKTLDLLPPPPRKEGKRTQRTTPAPTINLPDLPECVTKVEVATGGDEAGDTATPLSAQHQLQLLRERLEQQAQQTHAAVAQLLLLRDQLAAEQAARCEAQARTHQLLVHNKELLEHIAALVAHLQDRERGSSRPISAQQLTLLPQIPKNAEAFKPDNAAACNGNRTPTNTEALINLISQNTRANQNLENNNNMNFSPFCASPVQETANGAGSAPPCFGGMTNDQIQNYLISKFQNMGGFPNGGEPVPVSKPAPTINYNQQFFQNCNAFPSIPPLASHYSNTDLANLLSQQGYKDIGGSNEEFGNLAQAMSVAQSENSLYSNSQQSSSKDSSPDGSSSEDGAPFIMPLSHNCTLTATGEDGRVRLIVPVSPSESTSDVVETQAEPQPSSSSGHTLRVPGQERPGTLLAPAAPITRTTSEKVPNRSEMMSALRAQWTRHTTK encoded by the exons ATGTCTAACAACAAGGAACACGGCAAGCAAAGAAAAAATGAACATTCATTGAAGCACTTACCGAGTGAAGTGTTATTAAAAGCGCGAAGCACTCTTTTCTCGTTAGGTGGTGCACTCAAGCCTAAACATGAGCAACAACAAAGACCAAAGCTACCTAAGCAAGAGGCGAAAGACAAGAAGAATCAAGAGAAACTAAAAACCAGCCGGTCTGAGCCAGAATTTAGTGAAGTTCGAAAAAACAAGCACAGAAGTAGAATTGAAGATGTTCATCCCCGTGACTACCCGGGTGGTTTGAGACCTAGGCCTTTATCAGTAGGAGCTACAAAGCGATATGAAAAAGAATTTGATGACTATCATAGCGGTCCTTTTCCAAAGGACCCATCACCGTTACGTCGGCAATTCGACTCTGCGGAAGAAGTTTGCGTGCAGTCACGTCTCGTGATACCTGTTATTGAAAGACTGAATCCAGATATCCAAATACAGGATGTCAATGAAAGACCTAGGAAGAAACTATCGTTTCGTGAGCCCGAGATAATTAGTGGTGGAAGTGCGACACTGGGTCGTTCTCATAAGTTAATGGGTGTGAATAGTCTCTCCAGAAGGCCTAATAGGCTGTCACTGCGGTCAGAGCCTCATGCCTCTAGTTTAGAAGGATTGGATTCAGATTTAGAG AGTCAAGCGATGAGGATTGTTCGCACCGTGGGCCAAGCCTTCGAGGTGTGCCATAAGATGCAGATCAACTCTCCGGAGCAGCCTGCTCCCTCCACCTCATCCGCTCCTGATGAGCCAGTAGCCAGCGGCAGCGACATGGCTGCTTCCAAAG AACCTGCTTCGGAGTGCGGTGCCTCTGAGGGAGCTGCCTCTACCACCAAGGTGGTGATTGAGGAGGGAGCTGTGGGAGGTCGTGAGGAGCGACCCAAGACACTGGACCTCCTGCCTCCTCCACCAAGGAAGGAGGGCAAGCGAACCCAG CGCACTACTCCGGCGCCGACCATCAACCTGCCGGATCTCCCTGAGTGTGTAACTAAAGTGGAAGTGGCTACTGGAGGCGATGAAGCGGGCGATACTGCTACGCCCTTGAGCGCGCAACACCAACTGCAACTGTTGCGCGAACGATTGGAGCAACAAGCTCAGCAAACTCACGCCGCGGTCGCGCAACTGTTACTGCTGCGAGACCAACTGGCTGCCGAACAAGCTGCTCGCTGCGAGGCTCAG GCTCGCACCCACCAACTGCTGGTGCATAATAAGGAACTTCTTGAGCATATTGCAGCTCTGGTTGCCCACTTGCAAGATCGCGAGCGCGGCTCCTCTCGACCAATCAGCGCTCAGCAACTCACGCTCTTGCCCCag ATTCCGAAAAATGCAGAAGCATTCAAGCCGGATAACGCAGCGGCGTGCAACGGCAACCGTACTCCAACTAACACCGAAGCTCTTATCAACCTGATTTCACAGAATACCAGGGCTAACCAGAACTTAGAGAATAATAACAACATGAATTTCTCACCGTTTTGCGCATCCCCAGTACAAGAGACCGCTAATGGCGCCGGTTCAGCTCCTCCTTGCTTTGGTGGCATGACTAATGATCAAATCCAAAACTACTTGATATCAAAGTTCCAGAACATGGGAGGCTTCCCAAATGGCGGTGAGCCGGTGCCGGTAAGTAAGCCAGCACCCACCATCAACTACAACCAGCAGTTCTTCCAAAACTGCAATGCTTTCCCAAGCATCCCGCCGCTCGCGAGCCACTACAGTAACACCGATTTGGCAAACCTGCTGAGCCAACAGGGCTATAAGGACATTGGCGGTTCCAATGAAGAGTTTGGCAACTTAGCACAAGCCATGAGTGTTGCCCAATCTGAAAACTCGCTGTACAGTAACAGCCAGCAGAGTTCCTCAAAGGATTCGAGCCCAGACGGCTCCAGCTCTGAAGACGGAGCTCCGTTCATAATGCCACTATCGCACAACTGCACCTTGACGGCTACCGGAGAGGACGGACGCGTTAGGCTCATCGTGCCGGTGAGTCCCTCGGAGAGCACCTCGGATGTTGTAGAGACACAGGCTGAACCTCAGCCTTCAAGTTCATCGGGACACACTTTGCGAGTGCCCGGACAAGAGCGTCCAGGGACATTGCTGGCCCCCGCCGCGCCCATCACCCGCACCACGAGCGAGAAGGTGCCAAACCGAAGCGAGATGATGTCCGCTCTGCGGGCCCAGTGGACCCGCCACACTACGAAGTAG